The sequence AAATCGTCTGTTTGCAGCTAGCCCTGTTACTTCCCTGAACAACGCTCAAACTCGGGGGACTCGAGAAAGGATGGCTTTCGCTTTCGGCTTGAGTGAGGCGCGCAAAGAGGAGGCACTGTTACCCACGGGTGCAGGCCTCCCTGCAGAGTCATAGCTACAATCGAACCAGATCTCGCCCTCTTCAGAGAACCTCCTCATGCGAGTTTCGCTCTCCTTCTTTGCTAGCGACGCGTACGCCTATTCGCGTCAGATAACAGGCGGTGCCTGAAATACGAGACTGGGTATACGAGGGCAGCGATTCAACTGTCTCCAAaccctgcccccccccccccccccccccccccaccgaAGCGAGGTAAACGTGAGAGCTTCCTGTGGATCGGAGTGAGATTAAATCTCTGGTATAATACGTGCCAAGGTTCTGAAGGCCCGTACGCGAGAGCCGTGAGGAGAGCCGTCAGCCGCAACAGCGCGCAAGCTGAATGGACGCCTTGGATCCGGAGGAGTCGATTTTGTGGAATCGGTATTTCCACGCCAACTCGTTCAGCTTCAGCTAGTGTACCCACACGCAGCCGCTTCCATCACTAACTCCGCTTCCGGCGAATGATTTGTTCTGTGTGGCGTAAAAGGAGACTTGCGATTTGTGCTCGCGGAGTCTCCCTTTGCAAAaccagaggcgcagcgactgcGTGAATTGAGTTTTGCAGCGAGACGACTTGTGCCAAGGGAAGCAGATTAGCTCGAATGCGTGCTGCCAGCAGCTACATGTCTTCTCCTCCTTGTGGGTCTGTTTCACTGGCTCAGCAGAGAAAGCTGACCACAATTCAGTATTCAGCATGTCTACCGACTCGGGATCGTGCAAGTCGACTCAAACAGGCGTCGCTACAAAGAGTGTAATGACGCCTCCTCTTTGCCAAGGTCTGATATACGAAGCAAGTGGGGCTCGAAACAGAAATCGACAGCTGACTGAGCATCAGAAGTGGTGGCTGGGCAAACAGAAGAAGTCTTTTTTCTctgaagaaaaaacggaGACAGACTCTACGCGGCTGCGGTGAGCGttgcatgcacacgcggaCCGATAGTTTAGAGCGGATCCTTCTAGTCATTCGAGAGTCCTCACCCCTCGGCAGCTCTTCTTTATTCCTTTCCCTCCTTAAAATCCTTAGATGGATGCTTCACAGTGTGGACGCAGGAGGCAgatcctcctcctctcccttttTCTACCGGGGACTCGTAGAGTGCCCATTGGCGTCTCACAGTATCGGCTTCTGTGCGACTGCACGAAGCACAAGTGGTGAATCGGGAGAGAAGTTCGCGACACACTGATCGGTCTAGGGTGTTCCTTAAGTCCTTTACAGATTCCTCGGTTTTCTTGCATGCATACACAACGCTATTTGGACTCGCCCAGCCCCGTGGCAGCCAGTGCCTGGTGCGCGGTTGTCATCCGGCCCCTTGTGACAAACAGTACTTTTACCGTGGTTTATGTCATCCCTCGCAGCAGGAAAGTTCGCCCTGTTGAATAGAGAACCGTCTCGTTGAGTAGTCCGCACGAGCACCATTGGAGGTGCGGACTCTGCTACGCGCATGAGCAGCGTCCGTAGGGTaaacgacgcggcggcgtcttttCTACGTGGACTGCGGTCTTCGAGGGTCCAGCGGTGCACTCGGTTGCCATTGTCGCCCTTCCCTTTTTCTCGGCGAACAAAAGCATGGCGGACTACCGCCCCTGCCTCCACCAAGCAGTTAACCTGCACATGGGGCGCCTCGTTTCCAGCTATTCCTCCCTCCTCGACTGCTGCAGTGTGAGTTTCGTGCTGCATCTGTCTGGTTCACGGTATTCTTTTTCCAAAACCGTATAGAAGCGAAATATAGAGGGGAACGCGACTGTGCTGGAAAGCTGACTCCGCTGGAGTTGAAACTTACGTGGCGGAGGCTTCCGTCGGACTCTCTGGCTGGCAAAGGAGGCAGGCTGCCGCACTAGGGCCCATTCTCAGCGGGCGTAGCACTCTCTCCGTGACATGTTTGCACGCAAGGCAGACTATTCCTACGGAGGCTGACAACATGTGATGGTGCCAAAGGAGACCTGTAGGATCTGAGAACCTGCGCTTCCTGTGGGACAGACATATCCAGGGGTATCTCCGGGCGGTGCCGCTGAATGGAAGCCCCCCTGGGACGAATGTGACTGCACCGCGGACGCGTACGTTTGAAACCTGAAATCGGCGCCAACGCTGTCTATCTAGGCGGTACATATCTGCTCATCCATGCGCTGACTTGCGGCTCCGTAGGTGAACGAAGAAGGCAACCTAGCGGGCATGTCCGTCGACAATTTCCTTCTCAAGCTTCAGGTCTTTGCCATTGTAAGTCTCCCCTGCTTCTTGGAGAGCCGCAGATTATCTCGTACCGCTTGCTTGGTACAGGCCACTATATTTCGTCGCCCCAGCAATCGGCCGTCAGTACTGGATTGTCCACGGATTCGCCCTCGTCATAACATAGAATGGAACAGAatcctctcgccttcgcagctgGTTGTATGCGCATCGCGGTGATTTGCTTTCCGCGCCTGAAAAAGCCAgtgccgcgctgctgccgcagatGTCGGTTTCACCGCAGGTTTTGCGTGTGTGTCCATGATATGGTTCAGATCCATTCAACCCGGTCGCTCCTCACACTGGCAGCGGACTGTGCTGTGAATTCTACCTTGCACGACACTCCGCGTCTGTACTCCCTCCTGACAGAATCGAAAAAGAATTTGCGTGAGAGGATCTCGCAGCTGAAGGCCTCGTCGAGCGACGCTAGCAACCTTGCTGGTTGGGCACATCAAGGACGCGAACGAGGAGTCAGCCAGCGGAAAAGCGAAACAGaccgaggcgacgaaggagacactAGTGGCGTGTCCGGAGTGCAGGCAGAAAACTCAGACCAGCAGTTGCAGTGTATCGAacaagaagaggaaaagccGCCGCGGTATTCTGCGTTTGATGACCTGTTAGGAAGCTTTTTCCACCACCAGGGACAGCTTGGGCATTGAATGGCGTTACGCCGGACTGATGGACAGGGCAGCCTTCAACGTGCGTTTAATTCTTGAGACTGCGCCACTGGAACGTAGGCATGCCTGCCCATCCATGTAAGGACGAGTTTCGTCCGGGCCGTAAAGAGAAACTATGTGTGTTAGGAGCGGCCGGTGTGGCGGCTGTGGACAGACGTGAAGCGACGACTGCCAAATCTAGCACCGCTGCTCTGCTTAGTGTGTTTGGGAAAAACATGTGATACTCCCCCTATTGCTCCCAGCCTATAGTCTACCTGTTGCTCGAGTATCACGATGCATTAATAAAAACCAAGTGGGAGCACGCGCTCGCTGCATCGAGCATGATATCAACAACGTGGTCTCTGGGAATGACTAATcatggcggcggagacggagaacGTCTGTCGTGTCGAGAGTGGTTACCCTTCAACGTAGGGATAGATACTGCAGGGCTTTGCCATGTATTTGCGCTTATGGGAATGAAGGCTCATAAGCGCTCAACCTCCTGGATTAGCAATCGGTTGTCGTCTGCCAAGCAGAATTCCACTTTGGCAGAAGCGTCGTACTGGGGCTGTTGCGTACCATCCTTTGGATGGATGCCAGTTGAGCGGCCCAAAGAACGAAGGCATTCTCTTTATTTACGGAAAAAACGATCGAGTTCTTTGTAGAGGCAACAAAGTTTCTATCATGTTCGTGCCGCTGTCACTAGAAACCGGCAACAGCGGACTAAGAATGCCGTACGGAGGAAGATCACAAAAAAACAAGTAGCGACGAATACAGAAAAGTCCGAGACTTTGTTTCCGTTTTTCCTCCGGAATTATCAAAAGAGCGCGGAACAGCCCCTACTAAAAATTTGCTGCAGACTTCCGCAGCCCCTCTGTACTCGGCCTGGGCACTAGCAGCGGCCTTGGCTGTCACGGAAAAGTCGCCTGATTTGGGAATCCCATAACTGAAGTGCTCCCGTTACCTGAGCTTTCGGCACAGGATGGAAGCCTTCCTGAAGATGCAGTGACACGTTTCCACGGTGCTCCCGATTTTCGCGAGAAACAATAAAACACCGCTCCCTGTTGTCTACGAACCGTGAGCTCTCGCTATGATTTCTGATTCCTGTGTTCTGCATTCGGCGCCATACGTGGAGGTGGCCGTGAGCTCACTCGTACTGTGGGGGTCGCTCATCGAACGAGGCCAGGCTCGGCTCCCCCGCTCGCAAGCTGCTCATGCAGCGCAGAGTAGTCGTAGGTGGTAGGCATTTGGTTGACGCCAGGCATAGACATGGAGTACGTGGACAGAGGCACGCCCAAGGAAGTGCTGTGCTGGGGGCTGGAGCCTCCCTCCATGGGGATTTCGCGGGTCGTGTATCTGGCGGTGCCGAACGCGGGCATGCTGGAAACAGACTGCTGGTCTCCACCCACAGTCATCTTCTCAGAAGGAGTCTCCGCGAACGGCAGCATATTCTCATTGAGGTTGCGCGAGTGGAGGTCGGGCGACCACTTTTCAAGCAGCGGCTCGAACTGAAAAGCCCAGTTGACCGTCACGATCAAGGCCGCGACCAAGAAGAGAGTGAAGAAGGCCCCGAAACCGGTGTACACCATGACGAGCTCTGCACAAGAAAGCCAACAGGATAACAGTCGCTTATGAGAACCGGATAGAGCCTACGACCGCGTTCGTTCTCACACAACCGGCGCAGACTGGGTGTTCCAGTCCGCTGCTGGACACCTGTTTCAAGTGGCGATGCCGCAGACAACACTAGTTTTCCAGTCCGGGTGCACTGCACTCACCTGCGAGGCCAGCGGTGGTGTAGAGTCCGAGCATGGCCCAGGCGTACTCCTCGTAGGTGCCTTGGTCGTGGTAGCtttcgaggaggaagaatcCAACGCCGTACATGACAAGTGCGAACGAATGCAGCGTGCTCGAGAGATGGTACAGCCCCCAGTCGGACTGCGTTCTCTGGTACTTCGCCCACCACTGAACGGTTGAGAAAAAGTAGGAGTGGACGCACTgaacgacgcggaggcatcCTGCAACGGCGtcgagcgtcgccgcgcaagACAGCGTCTTGGAGCCGGCCCGGAATCCGAGAGGCCACCTGAAAAAATGTAAATTGTGGACAACCGTGTGCATCTCTGTCTCGCCGACAAACTGCAGGCCTGCTTAGTGACGGACACTGTGACCACATGGGCGCCAGCGCTGCAAAGCAGGCATGGGCACGCCCTCCGCCCCAGGCGCATCCACATAGGTCCAGGAGCGATATTGCACACGGACATGCTCAGCATGAGCGCAGATACTCCCGCACGAACTGCAGCCAGGCTTACTTGCTCGAATCAGCGACGAAGAGCTGGAAGAGGGTAATGAGGACAGTGCCGACGAGGTACCCGACCATCAAAATGGCGGTCAGAAGATGGAACGCGTCAGAGATGCGAACCGATTCCGGGCCAGCAAATTCATCAAAAACGAACAAGCCACCACCGCCGAAACCGAGGTAAAGGAGGCACATGAACACCAAGCATCCTGCCTGAAGTGATGCTCCAATGCGAAGCAGGCCGGCGGTGAAAAGATAAATGAACGGGCTGTGATTCTCGCCTCTCGGGCTCTCGTCGAAGTCACCCTCGGGTCGTAGGTTCTCGTTGATTGTCCGAGTCAACTGCTTGGTCAGCTGGCGCGAGAAATCCGCTTGTCCGCTTGCTTGCGATCCCACGGTATATTCTTGCGTGGCAGCGGGCGCGTAGCCGGCGTAGCCTTCCAGACTGGATGAGCCGACAGCCTCCATTTTGTTGGTGACCAGTCAGACGTTTTGTGGCTTGACAAATCCTAGaccgcgacagagagcgcTTCTGTCGAATAGTAAACGGAGCCGCCGGCGATGGCACTGTCAAAAGATGTGCCTGCATACAGAGTGCGAACAACGCAAAAGAATACAGCTCTATATATCATAATCCGGAGCCATGCAAATAGGGTATCACCATATTGAAGCAGGGAGTAATCACTCCGTTAGCTGGGAATTTGAAGTCGTAGAGTCTGGTTGACCCAAGCAGTGACTAAGCGACTTGGCCAGATGCGGCATATACCTGGCAATGATGTTTAGGGCTTAGGATCATTACACATTACTAGCGTCCGAGGAGACAAAATTCGAGAAGGATCTGGGAGAATTCACTTGACTGGAACGGAGGCAGTCCAACAGAAATGGTCCACAACTGCTGGTGTGCCGCACGTGAGCGCTTAGGATCCAGGTCACTGCAAAACCGTGCAAAGCAAGGGCTCCTGTGACCGGACGATGCGAAGTAAGTTTTGAGGATATCGTGGCACTCTGGGTCCGTAACTGCAGCAATGAATGTCGATCACCAGTCTCAGTTTCTGTTTAACGATTTCCGCGCGACAGGAATTAATTGACGAGGGCTACGTGGATGCACGCGGCATAGTAGTCGTCTTAGCAGCAGGCTCTAGGGGCCACGCGAGACAGTCGCGGCAACCAGTGACGGGAACTTCAGTCTTTGAAATTATATCAAATAGCAGCACACTCCTGGCGCAGAAACATTGGCTATTTTGCCGAAACTCAGAAAAAAACCGAGAACTACAGCTCCAAACTATCGGCGAGcggtcgtccgcgccgcgcacccCGGGTCTTGCTCACTCACAGTTGCGCGGCGGAACTGCCCAGAGAGGACCCAATGCCTGGAGGAATTGAACGGCACAGAAAAACAGCACGAGTTCGTAGAGCGGCAAGAAATATGGCACGTTCGTCAAGCAAGTTAAATCATGGGAAGGAAGGGAAGGAAGCCCCAAAGGGATTTCAGTCTTGCTCACCCTTAaggagagggcagcgcgtCAACGCTGTCGAGCTTGTTGCAGCTGGACACAAATTGAGCGCACAACTTGCGTGGGCTTTGGAGCGGAGTTTACAACAGGAAGTGGAAAAAAATTTTTTCCTACCTCGAGGAACGGTTTCAAGTTCCCTTCACATGTCGCTCATTATGGAGCAATGGCCTAGAACATTTCCAGCGGGAAACTGTGCGCAAGCGGGCAGACAAGCCACGGCCATCGAGCCAGCGACAAATTGTCCTGATCAGCTGCGTCGAGCCTCGTCCGCGGAAATGGCTGTTTGCCGCGAGTGTGCCGGCTACggtgcgccgccgaggggCCAACAAAGCCTTGCGCACTAGCCTCGTTGGTCCATGTCGGAGGACAATGCCTTTTCGGTGGTCGTTGTTGGGGACCTCTCGCGCTGCATGAGCATAAAAGAAACGCCGTAAGCGTGTCTGCCGTCGGCAAGGAACACAAGTAGCACTGGAGCACCGCGGCGCACCCATTTGACACAAATTTCTTGTCATCTGCAGCACGAGAGATGGATGCATTGTCGTTAACCTTGTGAAGACCTTGAAGGAATTCCAGGATTACCGAATTGCTACGTAGAGAAAACCGATGGCCTATATCTATTGGTTCTTCGTCCAGTCACTCACCCTCGGTATCCAACGACAGCACCGTCAGAGCCCACCGCAGGGGTGTTATGATCGCAGTCACGTAGACGGTGGCGACAGTAGCGGAGACAATTCTTATCTGCGTGTCGCTCCTCCAGGATGCCGCAGTCTCAGTGTCCAGAACTGTATTCCCTCACAGTACACTAGGCGCACAACTCGACGCCCACGATGTTAAGTTGTTCAGCTGATTTAGAACTCCCTCTAAGCAGGTCAAAAACACTGACCGTGGCGATGCCCAAGGAATCAGGACATAATGAGTGGGCTCATGAAAAAAGTCGGCCAAGCCAAGCGTCAAGAGAATCAAAACGACAGTTCTTCGTTGCGGACCTGGACCCATCAGCACATAGGCTTGAAACAAGTTAGCAGTGTGCTATCGGGGAAGCCCGATCACTCAGTGATGATTTCCTGTAGTTTTTCGGTTCTTGGGCATAGGGTATCCCTTCTCTAATGTAATATCAGTTCTCTGACGCATCCAGGCGCGACCATAATCAATCTAGTAAAGCCTCTGAGATGGGGGGACAAGAGGGCGTAACCCACCGAGTCCCGCGTCCCGGAGCTGAATAATTCTTCCGGCGTGTGGACTTCTGAATGTGTCCACATCACACGTTTCCGTGATGTCTGGGGCACGCATTGTGGTACAATGGTTTCAGGTTGGATGGCCAGTTCCGTTGCTTTGGGAAGGTCCACGTTTGCAGAATTGCTCTCGAAGCAGACTAGGAAGCTTGAGCGCAGGACTTCGATCCATCGGCTGCCAGCAACTTTATGTGTACCACTACCGCAGGGACGATTCCCGTGCGCTTAGCTGCAAACGGAGATACGCTTCTCTCGAGAGTCTCAGTGGATATAAAACGACTTCATTGGTAGACTATGCTTCTGAAAAAGCTGTGTGAAGAACCTCCTCCCCATCTGTGACCCCAACTCGCAGGCGATGCTAGCGTCTTGAAAAGCACTGCTTTTTGCCTGCGCGATTTTGAACATCAGATGCTTAAAGTTGGCGCAAGGTACAGTGTTTTCGTGTGTCAGACCGTGGCTGACAAGAACGCTGGGCGACCGTTTCTCGACGGGATTCCTCTGGCGCTGAACCCAGTAAGCTGTCCCTGCCCCAGTAAGGCCAGCGAAAGTGCATCCGCGGGATGTAAATGAGAACTGCCGGATGCCAGGGTGTGCTTCGCACACGAGGTCCTGCCTGGCCACACAGAACAAGATCTTCCTTCTAGCGCCAGACGGGTAAGGCGTGCTAAATGACATCACAGACCAGTGTTGTAGTCCGAGCTGAATGCATTTCCCGCTTGAGCAGACAAGCGTCGTGACACGCCGGCAGACCGCACATATGCGACATCATTTAATATGGAGAGCTGGAGATCGACGCTGGTGACCGCAAAAAAGCATTCGGTAGAGTTCATGAGAAGCAATGCCATAAGAGTGTTGTGCATTGAAACATCGTACTCCGTACAGTGTCCAATCCCTAGTCCAAACATGGATGTTGAGTTTTATTCGGGCACTCTCAGATCGGTTCGACCTTATGGGTACCCAGGTAGAGCGTCACACAGCGCGTGCAATGCAGCTTTGAGACTGCGCATACCCGAGTGGAGTTATGGATTCTGGCCTAATTTCCGGCTCTCTGGGAGAGCTTCTTTGATGCGGAGGGTAATCATAGTGCTCCAGAGGGGGTCGTGGGATATATgtgtagtaggatattgaaatccaatACCCTTGGCGTTTCGAATTCGTCCAGACTGTGTTTTTGTAGCGCATATCAATCCTTCAGATAGGGAGGATATTCCCAAACTTGGCGTAGACTGTGCGCTCTGTCAACGCTAGGTACAAGACCGGGTATCGGAGTTCCGTATAGGCCTGCTGCGATGGCACGGAGACGCCATTCATGGTTGATttgctctcgctcgcctttaAGCACCACACGCCATCTTGCAGGTTCCGATCTGATGGCGTGCTGTGTGTAGACAGAAATGCGTTACATGTATTTCGTTGTTCTTATGCCGGCCTAGTTCATTGCGCTGGGGCTGGAGGTccgcatgtgcatgcacaaTCACGCGTCTGCGCAAAGCAAGACCGACCCGTCCACGCTTGCTGTTTCAGCTCTTTGACCTGCGTAACGGTTCGAAGGCATCTTTCCACGCCGTCTTCTTACCCCCTTCAGACGACAAGGAACACAAGATACTGAATCTGTCCAGCTGGAGTTGCCGCTGTTCTCCTGCCTGTCACCTTTTCGTGACAAATGATCGTATCGTGGCCGGTGCTTAAGGACCCGGCGGCTCGAACTCGAGAGTCTGCTGTGTGCGCGCCAGTGTCTGTGCCTGTGTTTTGTCACGTAACCTGACTGAAGACAGCCAGTTTCCTGCTTGAACGAAAGCTCGCCCATTCTAAGCCAAGCACGCGTCGCATATGACGGGTACGTgagcgctgcaggcgcgcggtcGTTATCCTCTCGGCATCGCCGCGCGATTCTTCAAAGCCGGTGTCTTGCCATTCATTTCCTTGCAGCAGGGATTTCCGTCTTGATTCTTCGTGCGTACGACCCGAACGCCCACTTGATATCTTTCTTTAAACATATTTCCCGCCCTTTTTTCTGTGGTCCGTGCGGGGCGACGTTCAGATCGACCTCGAGTCACTATCTCCCTGGCGAACTCCACAATGTATCAACTCTCCCAactctctcttcttgcctGAGCGGGTCCGGTACACTTCGTTTTCTTGTCCCGACCCAGCTTCGTTTATCCTAGCTagcgtgcggcgcgccctTCACCGGTTAAGGTTGTCTAGCttcggcctctgccgcagtgaagcgccgcgcgggcatGCAATGCCACCAAGCCCAAAGTCCCACTGTCCACAGATCTTTTTATGAGGGAAAATGGCGCAGGAAAAGACCAGCTGCTTGTTTCGCATGCAAGAGGAAATCCGGCTGGCCCGGACAGCGGAATCCATTACGGAATACCCCAAACAGCTGCTTCGACTTGTGGAGGAGGAAATCTCGATGCACTACAGAAACGCCCATGAGTGTCGGCGACGCATCGCCGCGTAAGTACCGTTTCGCATCACCTTCAGTTCGGAAGTTCACTCGGTCTCCATACAGCTGGTGTGTTTTGCGCCTCGGGGCTCGTGTGCTGCATCGCATTTTCAATCGCTTGCACCTGAAGTGCAGCATGTGAATCGTTCGCCATACCTCCACGGGGACGCCTCGGAAACACTCTGCGGCCCTGTCCCTCGCAGAATGGTGCCAGGGGGGGGACGCGCTACACTTGCGCCATCATTTTTTCTTCTGTACTTTCTTGTATACTGTCAGTTGGTGTGTCGTCAACGCGACTCGCGATTCTTCGTTACGCCGATACCACTCGCCCGACAGTGGAGCCACGGTACATCCGCAGGTGGACGCTGCCGCACACATGTATACGAATGCACTCCGTGTTCATAGACTTCTTCATGCCGTTTCCGCGCATCCTGCAGCCTGCCTTGCGGCGCTGAAGCTGCGGTTCTGTGGTGTGCCAGAGGGACTTTGTTTGGCATGCATGCGTAGGCTTCTGCAGGTTTCGTCGGGTTAGCCTACTCGATGATGCGCGCTCGCGACGCCttgtgtgtctctgcagggcTAGTCGCCAGCACTCAGACTctggagaggcagcggcctACGAGCTCGCGCACGCAGTGGCGGAGAAAAATATCGTTATTGCCTTGAGGGCGCGAAACGCCTATCACCAGGAGCGGCTCCGGCTACTGGAACGCATGGCTGTTGAGGCCTGCGGACAATTTGAGGCGTTCGACGCAGCCACGATAGAGAAACTTGCAGAccgcgagaagctgcagTTGAAACGGCTGTGCGAAGCCGAGCACCACCGTCGCGAGAAGCATGCGTGGAACGTCGCCTCCGAGAGAAACGGAAAGTTCACGGCGGTGAGGAAAAAATGCAGCACCTTGGCGTGAAGTGGGCCTGGGGGCGGActtagggtttagggcgCTTC is a genomic window of Besnoitia besnoiti strain Bb-Ger1 chromosome IV, whole genome shotgun sequence containing:
- a CDS encoding glideosome-associated protein with multiple-membrane spans GAPM2B (encoded by transcript BESB_056660), with product MEAVGSSSLEGYAGYAPAATQEYTVGSQASGQADFSRQLTKQLTRTINENLRPEGDFDESPRGENHSPFIYLFTAGLLRIGASLQAGCLVFMCLLYLGFGGGGLFVFDEFAGPESVRISDAFHLLTAILMVGYLVGTVLITLFQLFVADSSKWPLGFRAGSKTLSCAATLDAVAGCLRVVQCVHSYFFSTVQWWAKYQRTQSDWGLYHLSSTLHSFALVMYGVGFFLLESYHDQGTYEEYAWAMLGLYTTAGLAELVMVYTGFGAFFTLFLVAALIVTVNWAFQFEPLLEKWSPDLHSRNLNENMLPFAETPSEKMTVGGDQQSVSSMPAFGTARYTTREIPMEGGSSPQHSTSLGVPLSTYSMSMPGVNQMPTTYDYSALHEQLASGGAEPGLVR
- a CDS encoding hypothetical protein (encoded by transcript BESB_056670) gives rise to the protein MAQEKTSCLFRMQEEIRLARTAESITEYPKQLLRLVEEEISMHYRNAHECRRRIAAASRQHSDSGEAAAYELAHAVAEKNIVIALRARNAYHQERLRLLERMAVEACGQFEAFDAATIEKLADREKLQLKRLCEAEHHRREKHAWNVASERNGKFTAVADVVFEKDCLLEDPWTDAPRDEDEALGSPWSDVPPEKPRVKLFTAGRVCRLPLHKAEQLSARRLVRLLCTVDCGWVPRCHAF
- a CDS encoding hypothetical protein (encoded by transcript BESB_056650) translates to MADYRPCLHQAVNLHMGRLVSSYSSLLDCCSVNEEGNLAGMSVDNFLLKLQVFAIIHSTRSLLTLAADCAVNSTLHDTPRLYSLLTESKKNLRERISQLKASSSDASNLAGWAHQGRERGVSQRKSETDRGDEGDTSGVSGVQAENSDQQLQCIEQEEEKPPRYSAFDDLLGSFFHHQGQLGH